The Apium graveolens cultivar Ventura chromosome 3, ASM990537v1, whole genome shotgun sequence sequence ACGTAGCCCTCCTTCTTAATCCGCAAATCTAACTCTTCCAAAAATGAATATATTCTTTCTCGCTGTGGATGAAGTGCGTCACCAACAGAAAATGTGTGAATCTTGTTTTGCGCTTCAATCCAACTATACCCGGGTACTTTCTTTACCCCAGTATCCCTCATCTTTAATCTCATTTTCCCAACATCACCCCATCTACCGGAAGCTGCATATAAATTCGAGAGAAGAACATACATACCAGCATTATCAGGTTCCATCTGGAAAATCATCTGAGCAGCTTTCTCTCCCAATTCTGTATCTCCGTATATTCTACTTGCACCAAGTAGCGCACCCCACGTTGCAGCATCAGGTTCGAAAGGCATATTCTTCATTAAATTCTTTGCATCATTTAAGCGCCCGGCTCGACCAAGAAGATCGATCATGCAAGTATAGTGTTTTGCATTTGCAGTTATGCCATAATCACGAGTCATTGAATAAAAATAGTCTGATCCTGTGTCAACCAGTCCAGTATGACTACATGCAGATAGAACACCAACCTAAATAAAAATGGCCAAAATTAACACATAAGCATCCACGAACTCATAGAAACATCATTCGAAAACATTAATAATTTATTAACAGGGTTGAACCCTGATTTAATTTTTACTGTATGTATACTACTGTAGGACGTAGCGTACACCCACAAGATATACGCTCACACGAGGGTTCCTTTTAAGCAGCTATTATGTGAATGACTAAGGTCCTAAGAACCCCTATACTCGATGAACTAACAAAAGATTGAAGTCCAAATTAAATGTGAAGGCTATTTCCATGATTCAACAGCCATTTTCAACCAGGATAAAAGAAATCCAGACGTCTTCCATTTAAAGTCTTAATCCACTTTACAAATTTATTTTTGTGATTGTAGTAATTGTAAAAGACACAATGAAATATAAAAATACTCCTATGCAGAAATGTCATATCTACTACCTTTTAAAACGTTAACAAATAATTATATACCATGGTAACTTCATCAGGTTTGACACCAGCCGCTTTCATTGAATTAAAAATACACAGAGCCTTTTTACCAAAACCATGCCTTGCATAACCAGCAAGTATTGTGTTCCACGAGACGACGTCCTTATCCGTGATATCCTCAAATACATCATATGCTTCGTCAATACTTCCACACTTACAGTACATTGCAAGAAGTGCATTCCCTACAAAGCACCCAGACTCAAACCCGGCTTTGAAAGTTCGTCCGTGAACTTGTTTACCCAACTCTAACACAGCAATATCTGCACATGTGCTTAAGACAGAAGTAAAAGTTGATCTATTTATCCTTTCACCGTCTCTCTTCATATCCACAAATAGACTCAACGCCTCTTCACTGTGAGCACTTTGAGCATATCCTGCAATCATTGCTGCCCACGAGATGGAATCGCGGCGGGGCATCTGATTGAACAAATGCCTAGCATGAGCAATATTTCCATTCTGTGCATGCCCAGTAATCATTGTATTCCATGAACTAATATTGGGACAAGGCATTGCATCAAACAATGTCCTTGCCATGTCCATACTTTTCATCTGGGAATACCCGGCGATCATTGCATTCCACGAAACAGAATTCTTTTCCGGCATTTCATCAAAGATCTTTTTAGCTTCATCCAACATGCCATTTTGCACATAACCAGATACCATCGCTGTCCATGTAAATACATCTCGTTTTGGAGATGCATCAAACAATCTTTGCGCTTCCACCAATTCCCCACACTGTGCATGTGCAGAAATCATTGTATTCCAGGACACTTCATCTCTAAAAACCATCCTATCAAAAATGCGCCTCGCATCAACAAACCTCTTCTTCCTCACATATCCCGCCATCAAACAATTCCACGAAACAACCTCCCAATCCGATTTTGAATCAAACAACCTCCGAGCATCTTCTATCCTTCCATTCTGCACATAAGCCGCCAACAACCCGTTCCACGATATCGAATTCTTCTGCGGCATCCTATCAAAAATCATCTTTGCTTCAACAACATAACCATTCTGAGCATAGCCAGATAATAAAGAATTCCAAGATACAATATCCCTCTCAGGCATTTGCTCAAACAACAACTTAGCAGCTCCAAGATTACCATTCTTAACATACCCACTAAGCATTACGTTCCACGAAACCAAATCTCTGtcaggcattttatcaaacatcTGGTGTGCCAACTCAAACCTACCATTAGACAAGTAGCCAGATATCATTGCATTCCAAGTAACCGAACTACACTTAGACAATGAATCAAACAGACGTTGTGCTGAATCACATTGGCCAGTGCGCATGTAATTAGTAATATCAATGTTGCATTTGACAATGTCTGAGTCTGTTTTGACACTAGTTTTGTTAAAGTGTTTTTTGTTAGATACATGTTTATGTGAATCTAATGATTTTGTAATTCTAGGATTTGAGGTTCGAAGAGATCGGAGGGAGCTGTTGTGTACTAGTCTTAACCGCATAACAGTAAAGTAATGCATTTGCAATCAAACTTGCCGCTAAATTTGCAGTTCCTTTGTTCAGTTTTTGAGTGGATTAAAGTAATCTTTATACTTTTTGATCATatatttttgtgaaaaatgaACTTTGATTCTTACTTTAAAAATTTATTGTTTTAAACCCGAAATTTTTTACATAATCTTTATAGTTTACATGTTTTAAAGAGTAACTACTTAAAACTTGTGCAATACACGGAGTGcacatatattttttaatattatataattttaaaaaaaatactagaattcaatttttagttttattcatttaaaaatttaaataatatgattttatgataattatataagtaaacgtatatgttcataactttataaaacatttaaacttatttaaaatgATAACATTGGTAAGgtgaaatattattataatgaaattattatttcattgaggataaaaatataatatctcCATTATGTTGGTATCttaaaaactattattttagcatggtgattacttaatcgattaactataactctataaaagatatttgaaaaaggcaatattactgattgaacgatatagtttattgataattttaagtgtatttttaaaaaaattatgttttaaataaaatttgatttttttcaCATGAATAGGATACAaattatacttagtctaatattaatataatttatctcggatcagtgatttacattattttattttagcccgatgcCCAATATACCGACCAaatcaaattaattatttttagttcaatttttttttaaaatttcggaccaataagataattttgttttagactgaataattagtatatatgttGTTTTAgtcaaattttatttttattttagttttgtgtaagtctgaatcaattgtataatatatttttttatcgtggatattcaagttcattggtataatttttttaggaggattgataatattattattttatcttaacccgagtcacattatatatcaaccaaattttaagaattatatttagtttgtttaaatttaatttagtctgaagtaacaaattagaatgatatagaactcaatatgaattaaaatttaaattggtagaagaagttgaatttatatataaattatagtgatatagagttcgatataaaatagaattgaaattggtaaagtaatagaggaagttgacttcaatgtcaattaaaattaaaattgaacgacccaataattagaattagaacaattaagtaagggtaattaaataatttcagcaagtactgaccgaccgactaccaaacttttaatgtttcgtctattataatatagtatagatagattcTAGAGATCTAAAAACAATTTCCCAAAATGTTTCCAAAAAAAAAATTCAGTTTTTGATTGATtgttttgttttgaaaaataCTTGTTGATATGTAATTCTAGAGTCCtaaaaaaaattcccaaaatttttcaaaatattaaGGTGTTGATTTATGATGGATTAGAGGACCTTCACATGTGTTATTACGAGTCCCATCAATTAAAACTTTGAGAGTTATTttggaaattattatttttgtaGTTCTAACACTAGTAAAAATATATTATGAATTTTCGGAAACTTTTTAGGAATTTTCGGAAAATTAAtcccagatttataggaccatTTGAGATTCTGAAAAAAGTGAAAAAGGTTGcctatgagatagcgttaccaccgcagtggcagcacatccataatgtgttccatgtatctaTGTTGAAACCCTATGtgcctgattcgaatcaagtcattgaatatgaaccgattgagctagagccagatttgtcctatgtggaacaaccgatccaaatcctatagcgtaaagagcgagtccttaggaataagtcgatccccatagtgaaagtcttgtggagaaatTCTTGAGTAGAAcagtctacttgggaattagagtcagacatgcttgatagatatcctcatttgtttagctgagtcagattctgctggggacagaatctttttaagggggaaaggatataacgactcgtgtattttattttatttttaatatttaaaaagtgtaataaaggtataaataaataaaatgtatctattgatttttggcagcagttgttgattgttatttatttattggTGATATGTTGATATGAGGATTGAATTGGgcgatttattagtgagttataagattttatttctcttgtaaaagtgattttattacagttttaattccataaatatttggattgtttctaaaattagttttataattttataatttcaataattatttttaagactttataaaattgagaaatcaatatctcactaattatttatccttaaatgatCTGATTATGTTTattggtaaaatccatatttaattcaagaatttttcaaaaatcaagaaaattatattttattaagtttataatattttgagaattttaaaattattttggaaattttcgggattaatttcacctgcgcgttgtttcgtttaattgttaaaaagcgggtataaagtgcacctAAAAAAATTGTTTTGAAATTTCGAGAATTATGTCTATaattacttcgggatatttttgatattttaatactagtttggatttattttgatatgTCTAAATTGTATCTTGTTCCGTTAAAATAAGAATTCTGGATAAAATTTCGGTCCCCGGGTAATCAGGGATACGTGTTAACTTCTTATAATAAGAAGTTAACACGTATCCAATGTTTTAGGACACGTGTTAACTGCTGTTAACTCACAAACACACACAGAGCATCACAGCCTTGTCTCTCTCTCTGGTTTCGCCCTTCTCTCTCGTTTCTCTCCTTTTTTCCTCGGttttcttccttttcttgcttCCAGTCGCCGCTGTTCTCGATTTTCCGGTGAGCCGCCACCTGATTTTCCGGTTTGGCTTAGTTCTGTTACTAgtaattgatatatatatatatacatatatgtgtgtAGATGTGGTGTTGTGTCTGCTTACCTGTGTTTGTGTGTGTGGCGGCCGGCGTTTTTGTCGCCGTTTGCTGCCCTGTTTTTCCGATTATTGTTCGGCTACCCTGCTTCTTGTTCCTGTTGATGCGCGTGTGGCGCGTGTGGCTCGacttgatttttttaatatttttatttattttctgcagggaATTTTCTTTTTGTAATTTCATGAAATAAATAAATCGTGCGGAATAAATTAATTTTGTATCGGTGAAATTTTCGTGTTGGAATTCAAGGAATCGAGTGCCCCAAAAATTTTACCGCCGTACCACAATGACTCGTTATGAGCggatggtggacggtgatgacgttgttctgagtcctaaattttatgaACAAATTGTATTTTGGGAATTGTACGGAAATAATTATGAGATTGTGGAATTGATATTGTGATGTGATTGTGAATTGTTGTGATTGTTTACGTCGATcgtaatcgacgggtaggcttataaacaaaggagttgctgccaaaattttctaaaaatttattttaaaacgtgctatacgtgttacccctatttgtgttcggattacatgattacgtgattatgtgtataatagctatacgagtcgggttatcggatttggttattaggatttgaggatatcaagcatgtcagtataactgattagggtactctgtatttgtatatcccagtcgagtttcaccaggaccgaagtcagcgtgaaagctacttagggtttataaagcgttgcaaggcaagtacccctgaccattcttttatggttcagtatatatgaatagctaaatgttttattcttgtaatggaacaaaaacatttaagttacgtatcccccgtagttataaaacactgttttcaaattattttggggaaaagtaacttcgaaaggtacctatctcgaatgaaatgatttgcgaactggattttatatgtgtgctggtaaaatgaatgattttgaaaatgagataggtacaagtgttttggaaactggataaaacgatcaaatatgggatacataggggctagagtaggcctattaaggtggcgtaagaggctaattcggttgcgcgcattatataaccgattagtacagcaggtcagagacctagctagtctctgagttccggaacaggtaaatgggatggcagttagagccgtctggttttgatagcctgatcatctatcttcacatatccattacgtatctgatttggatttatgatttccgtaagggaataagtgggtgatacagtgattttataaatatgaatagcatgctaaaattggactctagtacttacacaacacactactacgTTGTTTTATCAAAAGCATGCTAgacagtgatatccagttatctcagtTTTTCCTTATATAATGTTGTTAACATGATTATAGCTCTGTTCCTATCATTATTTACATTACTatttttatcctgttattcatatgttggtgctACTGAGCGATTATgatcacccttgcaacctgttatgtatacattgttggattttaatcgcagcggaggcatggtaaaacacttttacacatataaaatccaaataaaagcatataaatcgtggtaaaaatatagggatcgaatctaacctttaaaataattcggagacaacgatcagagatccttagcagttgttcctcaactgtgaagcactccaccggtatccaccaagaaaacgatgttaaggaggaggaaggaggtggagagaattgggttttccaaactttttgggtttttggggttctgggttagaataaaatagggtctataatagtatatttataggcaaaattttcagctgaaattttcccataaataatattattattatcccatttattattctcattaataattaaaacaccttttaattattaatcctttttctaaacactttagaaataattctctctcttgatttaatttccaaaaattaaatccttaattaataatattaagaacttttcttaattaatttataatcaattaaatctcatttaatcaattattaaatttgccaattaattatttatttcacaaataaataattattagccattattaattatttcctccaccattaaatcattctctttttatggtgtgaccctgtaggttcaatattaagccggtagtagaaataaataataataaaactattttatcattatttatataaattctctaatttattaaatatgattaattaattaatcacatttattctacatcatgagggatacttctcagcatatcgcgactatccggataatacgcattcactgcttagaataccaagaacctattcagtgaatagttaccgtacaataaactccttctaccctacaatgtcccgattaaatacaaggcatggatctcgtgtcaagcctatctaatttaatcacttgcttaccatttactatgcgtagttctatgcaaattagaaactcctttctaatttcatttactctggccagagattcctgagctagcataagtggatcagtcttgaacattcgcttccttcactggaaggggtagatcctttattgatcatacactatcttcgtgtacaaattcctatacccagtagagccctaataattgttcctggagactaagaactaaaccaaagcatagttcagtgtacacaagatgactatgatgacctcaagtctaaggatacttgtacaactatcactatgtgaacaactgttgacacgtgagtgaactccatcagttgttcagctgtgcgagtcatgttcagtgaacttattctataataagcacctacatactagctatagtgtcaccacacaaatgtctatgagaacagacatccttcataatgaagcaagcatagtatgtaccgatctttgcagattattaatgaccagttagtaatcctatgatcaggaactatttaagtttaaagttatcatcttttaggtctcactattatgatctcatcataatccataaaaagccttactctaaactatggtatatcttatttaaacacttaaatagataaagcccgtaataaaaacaaaacaagtcttttattaatatcaatgaaatcaaaacagattacacaggaagttattcctaaatcctaatacatgattggacttaggacatattcctttcaatctcccacttgtactaaagccaatcactctagtatctaatacccatctagtctttatgacgatcaaagtgactttcagaaagttgctttgtgagtgggtctgctatgttgttatatgtgtcaactctaattcaatacaatataagaaatgttaccgcgctcccactaacccttttgtaaacgcatggttcatctacgtttttgataaaatcaaactctttgattgtctcatcaaaacgaatgttccatctttcgagaagcttgctttaaaccacatatggttcgcagtatcttacacactaggttttcatttcccttggaaagaaaaccatctggctatatgccagatct is a genomic window containing:
- the LOC141712980 gene encoding uncharacterized protein LOC141712980, translated to MHYFTVMRLRLVHNSSLRSLRTSNPRITKSLDSHKHVSNKKHFNKTSVKTDSDIVKCNIDITNYMRTGQCDSAQRLFDSLSKCSSVTWNAMISGYLSNGRFELAHQMFDKMPDRDLVSWNVMLSGYVKNGNLGAAKLLFEQMPERDIVSWNSLLSGYAQNGYVVEAKMIFDRMPQKNSISWNGLLAAYVQNGRIEDARRLFDSKSDWEVVSWNCLMAGYVRKKRFVDARRIFDRMVFRDEVSWNTMISAHAQCGELVEAQRLFDASPKRDVFTWTAMVSGYVQNGMLDEAKKIFDEMPEKNSVSWNAMIAGYSQMKSMDMARTLFDAMPCPNISSWNTMITGHAQNGNIAHARHLFNQMPRRDSISWAAMIAGYAQSAHSEEALSLFVDMKRDGERINRSTFTSVLSTCADIAVLELGKQVHGRTFKAGFESGCFVGNALLAMYCKCGSIDEAYDVFEDITDKDVVSWNTILAGYARHGFGKKALCIFNSMKAAGVKPDEVTMVGVLSACSHTGLVDTGSDYFYSMTRDYGITANAKHYTCMIDLLGRAGRLNDAKNLMKNMPFEPDAATWGALLGASRIYGDTELGEKAAQMIFQMEPDNAGMYVLLSNLYAASGRWGDVGKMRLKMRDTGVKKVPGYSWIEAQNKIHTFSVGDALHPQRERIYSFLEELDLRIKKEGYVSSTKLVLHDVEEEEKEHMLKHHSEKLAVAFGILTIPAGRPIRVIKNLRVCADCHTAIKYISKIVGRVVILRDSHRFHHFSDGTCSCGDYW